From Thermodesulfobacteriota bacterium, a single genomic window includes:
- a CDS encoding methyl-accepting chemotaxis protein, giving the protein MKIGTKIGLLTVLTVLVITVMSMLANFMSLRTNHEHHLRDLRTLLSNERKAQIRDLLSNAFSVASKASFYTDAVEALRDMRFGEDHKNSFLVFDKDFYCYVYPEKPDLENKIIKENRDADGNYLFQVILKTALETGEGYLEFREKGEETAEPVKKLMCFKYFPEWHWAICTSVNISDIDMVVAKQEKIMAEELNDQLIRSTIISLTVLILASFVGLLISRRIAAPLKKTSEMFQQIAQGSGDLTARLRVNGSYETGRLSQNFNMFLENQQAMIRDILVNAEVLNTSSSSLLTSSSKVSFETSETKRQSMEVSRNTDQVKSTVHTVAASMEQALTSIQRIREVSAEMNAGIGHVVRETEKALVVTKAAVRHSEEISDTVISLGKAADEINSITELITDISEQTNLLSLNATIEAARAGDTGRGFGVVAHEIKGLASKSNEAAGVISERIHDIQKISASTVNRINEIIRNIESVDPIISHISQSSEKQAMISSEILAGISQISSAMQSLTQSVAHSSLALEEIDREVEKIAGSSGTIHAESMSVESKANELHGISEKLRSGLTRFRI; this is encoded by the coding sequence ATGAAAATCGGAACCAAAATAGGTCTGTTGACGGTTCTCACCGTACTGGTCATCACCGTCATGTCCATGCTGGCGAATTTCATGTCGCTGAGAACCAACCATGAGCATCACCTGCGGGATCTGCGGACGCTTCTCTCCAACGAACGTAAGGCTCAAATCAGGGATTTGTTGTCCAACGCCTTTTCGGTTGCCTCCAAGGCGAGTTTTTATACGGACGCGGTTGAGGCATTGCGGGATATGCGCTTCGGAGAAGATCATAAAAACAGTTTTCTGGTTTTTGACAAGGACTTCTACTGTTATGTCTATCCGGAGAAGCCCGACCTGGAAAACAAGATTATAAAAGAAAACCGTGACGCGGACGGAAACTATTTGTTTCAGGTGATATTGAAAACCGCACTGGAAACGGGCGAAGGGTATCTTGAGTTCCGGGAAAAGGGGGAAGAAACGGCCGAGCCGGTTAAAAAATTGATGTGTTTTAAATATTTTCCGGAATGGCACTGGGCCATATGCACCAGCGTGAATATTTCGGATATTGATATGGTAGTGGCGAAACAGGAAAAGATCATGGCCGAGGAGCTTAACGACCAACTCATCCGCTCAACAATTATCTCCCTGACGGTTCTGATACTGGCCTCTTTCGTAGGGCTGCTGATATCCCGGCGGATCGCCGCCCCTTTGAAAAAAACGTCCGAAATGTTCCAGCAGATCGCTCAGGGCAGCGGCGACCTGACCGCCCGGCTGCGTGTCAACGGCAGCTATGAAACCGGTCGCTTGTCCCAAAACTTTAATATGTTTCTCGAGAATCAGCAGGCCATGATCCGGGATATTCTGGTCAACGCCGAAGTCCTGAATACGTCCTCGTCGAGCCTGCTGACCTCATCCTCCAAAGTATCCTTTGAAACCAGTGAGACCAAACGACAATCCATGGAGGTTTCCCGGAACACGGATCAGGTGAAGAGCACCGTGCACACCGTGGCCGCATCCATGGAGCAGGCGCTGACCAGTATCCAGCGGATCAGGGAGGTGTCGGCGGAGATGAACGCCGGCATCGGTCATGTCGTCCGGGAAACGGAAAAGGCCCTTGTGGTCACCAAAGCGGCGGTGCGGCATTCGGAGGAGATTTCAGACACCGTCATCAGCCTGGGAAAAGCGGCCGATGAAATCAACAGCATTACCGAACTGATTACCGATATTTCCGAGCAGACCAATCTGCTGTCCCTGAACGCCACCATCGAAGCGGCCAGGGCCGGGGACACCGGCCGGGGATTCGGGGTAGTTGCCCACGAGATCAAGGGGCTGGCCAGTAAATCCAATGAGGCCGCCGGCGTTATCAGCGAACGCATTCATGATATTCAGAAGATCAGTGCCAGTACCGTCAATCGCATTAATGAAATTATCCGCAACATCGAATCGGTTGACCCGATCATATCCCATATTTCTCAATCTTCCGAAAAACAGGCCATGATATCATCGGAAATCCTGGCCGGAATTTCGCAGATTTCATCGGCCATGCAGTCCCTAACGCAAAGCGTGGCCCACAGCAGCCTGGCACTGGAAGAAATCGACCGGGAAGTGGAGAAGATTGCAGGCTCCTCCGGAACCATCCATGCCGAAAGCATGTCCGTCGAAAGCAAAGCCAATGAACTCCACGGCATATCGGAAAAACTCCGTTCCGGGCTGACGCGATTCCGGATTTGA
- a CDS encoding PhoU domain-containing protein translates to MLTEIVENTRFMIAEVENLVHMTHRLLVSYNQDQFEEINDKDDYVDNLKTVIENQCFSRLQTMEESRGEKINAIRSLHVNCVNLERIADFCVNIARQMTYLNNYDFISQYDYKAMFDEITAALSRIVPVFLDRDLAGALAICRAEFCLDRIYKTNFDRVMSELQDKREDVRNLITVIFIFRYLERIGDALLNVGEAMIFAITGDRIKIRQVEALEKTLSNSDIRGSFQNIHTQSIWGSRSGCRISRVDTGKEQRDNPQAIFKEGVLRKIKTERDNILQWDRLMPGIAPRVFAYHEKGKKASLLVECLMGCNFEEVILTCDGELLEKALSALEKTLQTIWEKTRTVEDHQTGYMGQLRDRLTATRRIHPDFIRAGSRIDALRIPSTAEIIDTCAGVEEKFPAPFTVFIHGDFNVNNIIYDARRQQVNFIDLHRSRQGDFIQDASVFLVSNFRLPVFESPLRDRLNRVIDRFWRFSADFAGRHDDATFGARMALALARSFYTSTRFELNKDFAREMFLRSHFLLEQVAARAAAGPRDFTFPMEILFY, encoded by the coding sequence ATGCTCACTGAGATTGTCGAAAATACCCGCTTTATGATCGCCGAGGTGGAAAATCTGGTCCATATGACCCACCGCCTGCTGGTCTCGTATAATCAGGACCAATTTGAAGAGATCAACGACAAGGATGATTATGTGGACAATCTCAAGACCGTCATCGAAAACCAGTGCTTTTCAAGGCTCCAGACCATGGAGGAGAGCCGCGGCGAAAAAATCAACGCTATCCGGTCGCTTCATGTTAACTGCGTCAATCTGGAGCGGATCGCCGATTTTTGTGTCAATATCGCCCGCCAGATGACTTATCTTAACAATTACGATTTCATCAGCCAATATGATTACAAGGCCATGTTCGATGAGATCACGGCGGCTCTTTCCAGGATCGTTCCGGTATTTCTTGACCGGGACCTGGCCGGCGCCCTGGCCATATGCCGGGCGGAGTTTTGTCTTGACCGGATATACAAAACCAACTTTGACCGGGTCATGAGCGAACTCCAGGACAAGAGGGAGGATGTCCGGAACCTCATCACGGTCATTTTCATTTTCCGCTACCTGGAACGGATCGGCGACGCTCTGCTGAATGTCGGGGAGGCCATGATATTTGCCATCACCGGCGACCGCATTAAAATCCGGCAGGTCGAAGCGCTGGAAAAGACGCTTTCCAACTCCGATATCCGCGGGTCCTTTCAGAATATTCATACCCAGTCCATATGGGGATCCCGTTCCGGCTGCCGCATCAGCCGGGTGGATACAGGCAAGGAGCAGCGGGACAATCCTCAGGCGATATTCAAGGAAGGGGTGCTCCGGAAAATAAAGACGGAGCGGGACAATATTCTCCAGTGGGACCGTCTTATGCCCGGCATCGCCCCCAGGGTCTTTGCCTACCATGAAAAGGGTAAAAAAGCCTCTCTGCTGGTGGAGTGCCTGATGGGCTGCAATTTTGAAGAGGTGATTCTGACCTGCGACGGAGAGTTGTTGGAAAAGGCGCTGTCCGCCCTGGAAAAGACGCTTCAAACGATCTGGGAAAAAACCCGAACCGTTGAAGACCATCAGACCGGTTACATGGGTCAGCTGCGTGATCGCCTGACCGCCACCAGGCGCATTCATCCCGATTTTATCCGGGCCGGCAGCCGTATTGACGCGTTGCGGATTCCGTCCACCGCGGAGATTATCGATACCTGCGCCGGCGTCGAAGAGAAATTTCCGGCGCCTTTTACGGTTTTTATTCACGGTGATTTTAATGTCAACAATATTATCTATGACGCCAGGCGGCAACAGGTGAACTTTATTGACCTGCATCGGTCGCGGCAGGGGGATTTTATTCAGGACGCCTCGGTTTTTCTGGTATCCAATTTCCGCCTGCCGGTCTTTGAGAGCCCGCTGCGGGACCGGCTGAACCGGGTCATTGACCGTTTCTGGCGTTTTTCCGCGGATTTTGCCGGAAGGCACGATGATGCGACATTCGGCGCCCGCATGGCCCTGGCCCTGGCCCGATCGTTCTATACCTCGACCCGGTTTGAGCTGAACAAGGATTTCGCCCGGGAAATGTTCCTGCGGTCCCATTTTCTTCTGGAACAGGTCGCCGCAAGGGCCGCGGCCGGGCCGCGGGATTTTACCTTTCCTATGGAAATTCTGTTCTACTGA
- a CDS encoding amphi-Trp domain-containing protein, with the protein MAKDNQFEFESYEDTESVQRYLQSLLDGFRNGRITLNSDKECVVLSPRGLIQFQVKVEKKSRQNKLSLKLYWKEAERDAGGRNINIIA; encoded by the coding sequence TTGGCCAAGGACAATCAGTTTGAATTTGAATCCTATGAGGATACAGAGTCGGTGCAGAGATATCTCCAGTCCCTGCTCGACGGGTTCCGTAACGGTCGGATTACCCTGAATTCAGACAAGGAGTGCGTGGTGCTGAGTCCCAGGGGCCTGATCCAGTTCCAGGTCAAGGTGGAGAAGAAATCCCGGCAGAACAAACTGAGCCTCAAACTGTACTGGAAGGAAGCGGAACGGGATGCCGGCGGCAGAAACATCAACATCATTGCCTGA
- a CDS encoding HprK-related kinase B, with translation MTGRLDRRLVTGNLRLSNPAGHTLGLVFGGCRFSIESNRGEIIEALGAYFSPFPGDKGTATVTVTVIEAPPPDFAEPFVLKEPEPGKSRIKEEYLDLENGRIVRKRLTGMVFVFGEGDNLAVGPCRENLNQVVNFINNRYIEWKLCRGALLGHAAGVGLNGNGLALAGFSGAGKSTLALHIMSRGATFVSNDRLMVEKTDTGLVMHGVAKLPRINPGTIVHNPDLQAILDADDHRKFKELPPDELRQLELKYDASIDECFGPGRFHLHADMAGLVVLNWKQQGGPLSIRRVDPLVRTDLLPAFMKPTGLFFYPGSECRMTDPTPEAYARLLNHGCLWEVSGGVDFHKAADACARFLRYGIMPEI, from the coding sequence ATGACCGGACGGCTCGATCGGCGGTTAGTGACCGGAAACCTCCGTCTGTCGAATCCCGCCGGACACACCCTTGGCCTTGTTTTCGGTGGATGCCGTTTTTCAATCGAGTCCAACCGCGGTGAAATCATCGAGGCCCTGGGCGCTTACTTCAGCCCCTTCCCGGGCGACAAGGGCACGGCCACCGTAACGGTAACGGTGATCGAAGCCCCGCCACCGGATTTCGCCGAACCCTTTGTCCTCAAGGAACCTGAGCCGGGTAAAAGCCGGATCAAGGAGGAGTATCTCGACCTTGAAAACGGACGCATCGTGCGGAAACGGTTGACCGGCATGGTTTTCGTTTTCGGTGAGGGGGATAACCTGGCCGTCGGCCCCTGCCGGGAAAATCTCAATCAGGTGGTGAATTTCATCAACAACCGCTATATCGAATGGAAGCTGTGCCGGGGAGCGCTGCTGGGTCATGCCGCCGGCGTCGGGCTGAACGGCAATGGTCTGGCCCTGGCGGGGTTTTCCGGCGCCGGCAAGTCCACCCTGGCGCTGCATATCATGAGCCGGGGGGCGACTTTTGTCAGCAACGACCGGCTCATGGTAGAAAAGACGGACACCGGACTGGTCATGCATGGCGTCGCCAAGCTCCCCCGGATCAACCCCGGAACGATCGTCCATAACCCCGATCTCCAGGCTATTCTCGACGCCGACGACCACCGCAAGTTCAAGGAACTCCCTCCCGACGAACTGCGTCAACTGGAGCTGAAATACGACGCCTCCATCGATGAATGTTTCGGGCCGGGTCGATTCCATCTCCATGCCGACATGGCGGGCCTGGTCGTCCTGAACTGGAAACAGCAAGGCGGCCCCCTGTCCATCCGCCGGGTCGATCCGCTGGTCCGTACGGATTTGCTGCCCGCCTTCATGAAACCCACCGGCCTCTTCTTTTATCCCGGCAGTGAGTGTCGGATGACGGATCCGACGCCGGAGGCATACGCCCGGTTGCTGAATCACGGCTGCCTATGGGAAGTCAGCGGCGGGGTGGATTTTCATAAGGCGGCCGACGCCTGCGCGCGGTTTTTGCGTTACGGCATCATGCCGGAAATATGA
- a CDS encoding GAK system ATP-grasp enzyme: MHKIGVVGVAGGWSTERLADATEAMTGFRLLVEMDRVRADLCTGSVCFEDVDLGDLDAIIIKKIGSRYSPGLLDRLEILRYLSARGVRIFSPPLRIMRVIDRLSCTMTLRLNMIPMPPTTITEDIETALEIVRTYDRAVFKPLYSSKAKGMVVVENNREARGKIERFKKANSLMYIQKLINHRGRDLGVTFLGGEYLTTYARNNRSSSSWNTTTRSGGAYEACRPDPAIIELARRAQDPFGLDFTCVDIAETPEGPVVFEVSAFGGFRGIQTAEGIDVAPLLVEYVIKCLEAE; encoded by the coding sequence ATGCACAAGATAGGCGTCGTGGGCGTGGCCGGAGGATGGTCCACCGAAAGGCTGGCCGATGCGACGGAAGCGATGACCGGATTCAGGCTGCTGGTGGAAATGGATCGCGTCCGCGCCGATCTGTGTACCGGCAGTGTCTGTTTCGAGGACGTTGACCTGGGGGACCTGGATGCCATCATCATCAAGAAAATCGGATCCCGGTATTCCCCCGGTCTGCTGGACCGCCTGGAAATTCTCCGCTACCTGTCCGCCAGGGGGGTGCGGATTTTTTCCCCGCCGCTCCGCATCATGCGGGTTATCGACCGCCTCAGCTGCACCATGACGCTGCGGTTGAACATGATCCCCATGCCGCCGACCACGATTACGGAAGACATTGAAACCGCTCTGGAAATCGTCCGGACTTACGACCGGGCCGTGTTCAAGCCCCTTTACAGCTCCAAGGCCAAGGGCATGGTGGTGGTAGAAAACAACCGGGAGGCCCGGGGAAAAATCGAACGGTTCAAAAAAGCCAATTCGCTGATGTATATTCAGAAGCTCATCAATCATCGCGGCCGGGACCTGGGCGTCACTTTTCTGGGCGGTGAATATTTGACGACCTATGCCCGGAACAACCGCTCATCGTCCTCCTGGAATACCACCACCCGTTCCGGCGGCGCTTATGAAGCCTGCCGGCCGGATCCGGCGATTATCGAACTGGCCCGCCGGGCCCAGGATCCGTTCGGCCTGGATTTTACCTGCGTGGATATCGCCGAGACCCCGGAAGGTCCGGTGGTCTTTGAAGTGTCCGCCTTCGGCGGGTTCCGGGGCATTCAGACGGCCGAGGGCATCGATGTGGCCCCGCTGCTGGTGGAATACGTCATCAAGTGCCTGGAGGCGGAATGA